From one Desulfobaculum bizertense DSM 18034 genomic stretch:
- a CDS encoding acyloxyacyl hydrolase, whose protein sequence is MKLIVYVLCIAFVVFQQIPVAYSENLVSISELRIGVLAHDLGVTGKSREDGVDVNGEVLFKEFQGRAWEAIGSPRLHLGGGLHSEGKTSQAYAGLTWTYDFYPKIFIEGAFGGAIHTGKLSSHDPDEQRLGSRGLFRLHAGIGYKFTKHIATLLSYDHISNANLASPNPGLDRAGLSLCYSF, encoded by the coding sequence ATGAAGCTGATAGTTTATGTGTTGTGTATCGCCTTTGTTGTCTTTCAACAAATTCCTGTTGCCTATTCCGAAAATCTTGTGAGTATATCGGAGCTACGGATTGGAGTTTTGGCGCATGATCTTGGCGTAACGGGGAAAAGTCGAGAAGATGGAGTCGATGTTAATGGTGAGGTTTTGTTTAAGGAATTCCAAGGACGAGCGTGGGAAGCAATAGGTTCTCCTCGCTTGCATCTTGGTGGGGGGCTGCATTCAGAAGGGAAAACTTCACAGGCTTATGCGGGGTTGACTTGGACCTATGATTTTTATCCAAAAATTTTTATTGAAGGAGCCTTTGGGGGGGCAATCCATACTGGAAAGCTTAGCTCACATGATCCAGATGAACAGCGTTTGGGGTCTCGAGGGCTTTTTCGCCTTCATGCAGGGATTGGTTATAAATTTACGAAGCATATAGCAACGCTCCTTTCATACGACCATATTTCTAATGCAAATTTGGCCAGCCCAAATCCTGGATTGGATAGAGCTGGCCTTTCTTTGTGCTATTCTTTCTAA
- a CDS encoding ABC transporter permease: MKKRTSLDIVKSVVFALIIRELKTRFGFHKFGYIWAIIEPAAFVAVFWVIFEFHMRKTLPGIDYPMFVLTGVVPWLMLKQIVFRSLGAFQSNIGLFQYRQVKPIDTLVARSIIELILSSIVFLLYIAVGASLGFNVSIHNLIGLTGAITTFFLFSFSLGLVCATIGVFSENFKKSIKLIFRPLYFISGIFFSAHIIPKTYTEIMLLNPILHFMELIRSCYFSAYTKPQYSITYIFSLTLLLTLVSLAVYKRLEKRLVQP; this comes from the coding sequence ATGAAGAAAAGAACAAGTTTGGATATTGTAAAGTCAGTTGTTTTTGCTCTCATAATACGAGAATTGAAGACTCGATTTGGATTTCACAAATTTGGATACATTTGGGCAATAATTGAGCCAGCTGCTTTTGTGGCTGTTTTTTGGGTTATTTTTGAATTCCACATGCGAAAAACTCTTCCTGGAATTGATTATCCAATGTTTGTTCTGACAGGAGTAGTCCCGTGGTTAATGTTGAAGCAAATTGTTTTCAGATCACTCGGAGCCTTTCAAAGCAACATCGGGCTTTTTCAATATCGCCAAGTCAAACCGATTGATACGCTTGTTGCTCGATCTATAATCGAACTAATATTAAGTTCCATCGTCTTCCTCCTATACATTGCAGTGGGGGCCAGCCTTGGTTTTAATGTTAGTATTCATAATTTAATAGGACTCACCGGAGCAATCACTACTTTCTTTCTTTTTTCTTTCTCGTTGGGGTTAGTGTGTGCAACAATTGGTGTTTTCTCAGAGAATTTTAAAAAAAGTATCAAGCTTATATTTCGCCCATTGTACTTTATCTCTGGAATATTTTTTTCAGCACACATAATTCCAAAAACGTACACTGAAATTATGTTACTGAATCCAATCCTTCACTTTATGGAACTAATTCGAAGTTGCTACTTTTCTGCATACACAAAACCACAATACAGTATTACATATATATTTTCTTTAACCCTTCTACTTACACTTGTATCTTTAGCTGTTTATAAACGACTTGAAAAAAGACTAGTACAGCCATGA
- a CDS encoding glycosyltransferase encodes MSAPLISVVLTSYNHAEFLRDSIESVLSQTYENIELIISDDASTDGSQDIIRSYDDPRIRVMLWDKNRRRKNHAQAYYAAKGDFFAIHHSDDLWLPDKLEKQLKYVQNPRVGAAFTQVQGIDDKGNSISDSLVAPFAVKNMSRHSWLREFFFNGNRLCHPSVLLRSEFIPLVYPKASSLIQIPDLRGWVRLCKKSEIRVLPQKLVKFRIHSDNSNLSAFGVDNYIRFQNEMRYLLEEYTSITDPDELLKIFPEIEYFLVDGEMDTGFALSQLLLSQKNSGPHLNLGIEMLYSILDDPDRADFIEKNYNFNAESLRQLVTKHDIYAHRTMHMLQEVVREREQKEHH; translated from the coding sequence ATGTCCGCTCCACTGATTTCTGTTGTTCTCACATCATACAATCACGCCGAGTTTCTCCGTGACTCTATCGAAAGCGTTCTCAGCCAAACTTACGAGAACATCGAACTTATCATCTCTGATGATGCATCAACAGACGGTTCACAAGACATCATTCGCTCGTATGATGACCCCCGGATTCGAGTCATGCTGTGGGACAAAAACCGCCGCAGAAAAAACCACGCTCAGGCCTATTACGCAGCCAAAGGTGATTTCTTTGCCATTCATCATTCAGATGATCTCTGGTTACCTGACAAGCTGGAAAAACAGCTCAAGTATGTCCAAAACCCTCGTGTTGGAGCAGCCTTTACTCAGGTTCAGGGAATCGATGACAAAGGCAACTCCATTTCTGACAGTCTCGTTGCTCCCTTTGCAGTAAAAAACATGAGTCGCCATTCATGGCTTCGTGAATTTTTCTTTAACGGGAACCGACTCTGCCACCCGTCAGTCCTCCTCCGAAGCGAATTTATTCCTCTGGTGTATCCAAAGGCATCGTCTCTCATTCAGATTCCAGATCTTCGAGGCTGGGTACGCTTATGCAAAAAGTCAGAAATTCGGGTTCTTCCGCAAAAACTCGTTAAATTCCGTATCCACTCAGACAACTCGAATCTCAGTGCGTTTGGAGTCGACAACTACATCCGCTTCCAAAATGAAATGCGCTACCTCCTTGAGGAATACACAAGCATCACCGATCCCGATGAACTCCTCAAAATCTTCCCAGAAATTGAGTACTTCCTGGTTGATGGAGAAATGGACACAGGCTTTGCCCTTTCCCAACTGCTTTTGTCGCAGAAAAACTCCGGTCCTCATCTCAATCTTGGAATTGAAATGCTGTATTCCATTCTTGATGATCCAGACCGTGCAGACTTCATTGAAAAAAACTACAATTTCAATGCAGAGTCCCTTCGCCAGCTTGTCACGAAACACGATATTTATGCACACAGGACAATGCACATGCTTCAGGAAGTCGTTCGCGAAAGGGAACAGAAAGAGCACCACTAA
- a CDS encoding ABC transporter ATP-binding protein has translation MITLKNVTKYYNVKTHKKYILDNVSLTIPGKTNIGVLGHNGAGKSTFLKMLGGIDFPNSGTIISTSTFSWPLCLTGGFQGSLTGRENSKFVCRIFSSSQEQIKKKLKFIQLFSELGDYFEMPIKTYSSGMRARLGFAISLAFDFEYYLIDETLSVGDKNFKKKSREALLERMQTSNILLVSHDLKVTRKMCTSGIVLDKGKIHYFNEINEAIAFYNSI, from the coding sequence ATGATTACACTCAAAAATGTAACTAAATATTACAATGTTAAAACACATAAAAAATATATCCTTGATAATGTTTCATTAACCATACCAGGAAAAACTAACATCGGAGTGTTAGGGCATAACGGAGCAGGAAAATCTACTTTCTTAAAAATGCTTGGAGGAATTGACTTCCCCAATTCAGGGACAATCATTTCCACATCAACTTTTTCTTGGCCGTTGTGTTTAACAGGTGGATTTCAAGGCAGTTTAACGGGCAGGGAAAATTCAAAATTTGTATGTCGCATTTTTAGCTCATCACAAGAACAAATCAAAAAAAAACTAAAATTTATCCAATTGTTTTCAGAGCTTGGCGACTACTTTGAGATGCCCATAAAGACATACTCAAGTGGCATGCGTGCCCGTCTAGGTTTTGCAATTAGTCTTGCTTTTGACTTTGAATATTACCTCATCGACGAAACACTATCTGTCGGAGACAAGAATTTTAAAAAAAAATCAAGAGAAGCTCTTCTAGAAAGAATGCAAACTTCAAATATTCTCCTTGTAAGTCATGACCTTAAGGTTACAAGAAAGATGTGCACTAGTGGGATTGTATTAGACAAGGGCAAAATTCATTATTTCAACGAAATTAACGAAGCAATTGCATTCTATAATAGCATTTAG
- a CDS encoding CDP-glycerol glycerophosphotransferase family protein: protein MTLYKIKKAFQVLYLVFNFFCKKKITLFCNEHTNDIFQNLQLVYQSTSRLHPCLFISINRRSLLSAVKFAWVLSRAKTVVIDASNSFLSSITLSPHTTVVQLWHGGGAFKGVGFNAPPVLTESEIKRIHRLHGYYDYAIATSSSPFILDTYAKSFNLSQDRVLPLGSPRTDILLKDKGQRRKLLREKYKISENSIVILYAPTFRTNLKREFPVFLDKKELVRHLPSNYTLFYRLHPSSISEGISQPTQNNWTEEEYLTCILAADILITDYSSIIFDFSVTQKPIFFFIPKENYNRKLTTTPEELLPDHVFRNEKKLAQTILTCEKHSSASKQLYQKHMGACDGFSTLKISHFLDFLITANNNLNKTLCNGTNYNNRK, encoded by the coding sequence TTGACTCTATACAAAATTAAAAAAGCTTTTCAGGTTTTATATCTTGTTTTCAATTTCTTTTGCAAAAAAAAAATTACTCTTTTTTGCAATGAACACACCAATGATATTTTCCAAAACCTTCAGTTAGTGTACCAAAGCACATCTCGGTTGCACCCCTGTTTGTTCATCTCAATAAACAGACGCAGTCTCCTTTCTGCTGTCAAATTTGCTTGGGTATTATCAAGGGCAAAAACCGTCGTTATAGATGCCTCAAACAGCTTTCTTTCTTCTATAACTCTTTCTCCACATACTACAGTCGTTCAACTGTGGCATGGAGGGGGAGCATTTAAAGGGGTGGGTTTTAACGCCCCCCCTGTTCTCACTGAGTCAGAAATAAAACGAATTCACAGACTCCACGGCTACTATGACTACGCTATCGCAACGTCATCCTCTCCTTTTATTCTTGATACCTATGCAAAATCCTTCAATCTCTCACAAGACCGTGTGCTTCCTTTAGGTTCTCCTCGAACGGATATCCTTTTGAAGGACAAAGGGCAGAGGCGAAAACTCCTTCGGGAAAAGTATAAGATAAGCGAAAATTCCATTGTCATTCTCTATGCACCTACTTTTCGAACGAATTTAAAGCGTGAGTTCCCAGTTTTTCTGGATAAAAAAGAATTAGTTCGGCACCTACCTTCCAATTATACACTTTTTTACAGGTTACACCCTTCATCAATTTCAGAAGGAATTTCCCAGCCAACTCAGAATAACTGGACTGAAGAGGAATACTTAACGTGTATCCTTGCCGCAGACATCTTAATTACGGATTACTCTTCAATCATTTTTGATTTCTCTGTAACCCAAAAACCTATCTTCTTCTTTATCCCAAAGGAAAATTATAACCGAAAACTCACAACCACACCTGAAGAACTTCTCCCTGACCATGTCTTTCGTAATGAAAAAAAACTCGCACAAACTATTTTAACATGTGAAAAACATTCAAGCGCTAGCAAGCAACTGTATCAAAAGCATATGGGCGCCTGCGATGGCTTTTCTACACTCAAAATTTCTCATTTTTTAGACTTTTTAATAACAGCAAACAATAACCTTAACAAAACACTTTGCAATGGAACCAATTATAATAACAGAAAATAA
- a CDS encoding acyltransferase, whose translation MEPIIITENNCEGLHGYNNTIEGNYKLINSKIIFRGRNNKIKFNGNVSLTGSSINFNADNSLIVINETRHHNLKIALSVHNNNVIYIGKDLFTNKKVQIILSESTNVLIGDDCLFSRGIVFRTGDAHPIYNALNGLRINPSGSICIGDHVWIGENAYLLKNTQIGSGSIIGANSTITNKLIPSNSIGAGSPLRIIKRDIFFTKESIHRWTPKIVFDKKNSTKNDFIFTCSPQRGLDLKSIDNLLKTTSSSAKKEQVLYHNLFESTQKNRFFIP comes from the coding sequence ATGGAACCAATTATAATAACAGAAAATAACTGCGAAGGACTACACGGATACAACAATACAATCGAGGGGAATTATAAGCTCATAAATTCAAAAATTATATTTCGTGGAAGAAACAACAAAATAAAATTTAATGGAAATGTTTCCCTTACGGGATCGAGCATTAATTTTAATGCAGACAACTCTCTTATTGTCATTAATGAAACACGACACCACAACTTAAAAATAGCTTTATCTGTACACAACAATAATGTTATATACATTGGCAAGGATCTCTTCACTAATAAAAAGGTTCAAATAATTCTATCTGAAAGTACAAACGTACTAATAGGAGATGACTGCTTATTTTCTCGAGGTATAGTATTTAGAACAGGAGATGCACATCCCATTTACAACGCACTAAATGGGCTCAGAATTAACCCCAGTGGATCTATATGTATAGGAGATCATGTATGGATCGGTGAAAATGCATATCTGCTAAAAAACACACAAATAGGTTCAGGAAGTATCATTGGAGCAAACTCTACAATTACAAACAAACTCATCCCGTCAAACTCAATCGGAGCAGGATCTCCTTTAAGGATTATAAAAAGAGACATTTTTTTCACCAAAGAATCTATTCACCGTTGGACGCCTAAAATAGTCTTTGACAAAAAGAATTCTACAAAAAATGATTTCATCTTTACCTGTTCCCCACAGCGTGGGCTTGATCTAAAATCTATCGACAATCTTTTAAAAACAACTTCATCCTCCGCAAAAAAAGAACAGGTACTTTACCACAATCTATTCGAATCAACTCAAAAAAATAGATTTTTTATCCCTTAG
- a CDS encoding IspD/TarI family cytidylyltransferase, which translates to MKKHAVLLCSGVGSRMKSSIPKQYLTLNNREIWTYGTETFLSSHEVDSLTIVASEQYVHHIEKNLKKIPNSQKCSVVIGGKERFDSAYNAFCSIKDTDSKILFFDAARPFISKSLIKKCFDALDVYPCVDVGIPVRDTVFVVEDNIIKKVPNRKTLFLGQGPECFHLSLLRKAFEQFQKTPFPSTNISGIVQKFFPQTKLGFVLGEIHNFKITYPFDLACAEAFLNSGDFNEH; encoded by the coding sequence ATGAAAAAGCACGCAGTACTGCTTTGCTCTGGAGTTGGTTCCCGAATGAAATCTTCAATTCCAAAGCAGTACTTAACACTCAACAACAGAGAAATATGGACCTATGGAACAGAAACTTTCCTTAGTTCCCATGAAGTTGACTCTTTAACTATTGTTGCCAGCGAGCAATATGTTCACCACATAGAAAAAAATTTAAAGAAAATACCCAATTCTCAAAAATGTTCAGTGGTGATCGGAGGAAAGGAGCGTTTTGACTCTGCATACAATGCCTTTTGCTCAATAAAAGACACAGATTCTAAAATACTTTTTTTTGATGCTGCGCGACCGTTCATATCAAAAAGCCTCATAAAAAAATGCTTTGATGCTCTTGATGTGTATCCATGCGTCGATGTAGGCATTCCAGTCCGAGACACAGTCTTTGTTGTCGAAGACAATATAATTAAAAAAGTTCCAAATCGGAAAACACTTTTCCTGGGCCAAGGGCCAGAATGCTTCCATCTTAGTTTACTGCGCAAGGCTTTTGAACAATTCCAAAAGACCCCATTCCCTTCAACAAACATTTCAGGGATTGTACAAAAATTTTTCCCTCAAACAAAACTTGGCTTTGTTCTCGGTGAAATTCACAACTTCAAAATTACATACCCTTTCGATTTAGCTTGCGCTGAAGCGTTCCTCAACTCTGGAGACTTTAATGAACATTAA
- a CDS encoding DUF898 family protein: MPYGSFRFEGRGLSYWWLAIWTTVLTVVTFGIYWPWAYSAKQRWIAKNTYVDGKQLVFMGTGAGFFVTWLLIIILSIVTFGLYAPWAACRIKRWQINNLYYADAGDNEQF, translated from the coding sequence ATGCCCTATGGATCATTTCGATTTGAGGGAAGAGGTTTAAGCTACTGGTGGCTGGCAATTTGGACGACAGTCCTGACTGTTGTCACCTTTGGAATTTACTGGCCGTGGGCCTATTCTGCGAAGCAGCGCTGGATTGCCAAAAATACCTACGTTGATGGAAAGCAGCTTGTTTTCATGGGAACAGGTGCGGGATTCTTTGTCACATGGCTTCTGATTATTATACTGTCTATCGTGACCTTTGGCCTCTACGCACCGTGGGCTGCATGCCGTATCAAACGTTGGCAGATTAACAATCTGTACTACGCAGACGCTGGCGACAATGAACAGTTCTAA
- a CDS encoding capsular polysaccharide biosynthesis protein: MVQAISHDTVNTAIAGWGMKQNTLRSREYAKVHQLPYYTLEDGFIRSIGLGVNNAEPFGFVLDSQGIFYDSHHPSDLEDIIRNAELSQTERSRSCIKRIVSIGACKYNNTWAKPQLPPRSGPRVLIIDQTVGDLSVQLGGGSEQTFNEMLHAAQMQFPEGTLIIKTHPDVIAKKRKGYLTEKLPSNAFLLKEDCNPIELLKQVDSVFTVTSQMGFEALMVGKPVHCFGLPFYAGWGLTHDQQTCSRRGCPRTLEQVFEAAYLRYSQYADPVLCEKCSLEKILQRIEIQKKATLQSPAKIFCFGFSLWKHKFVQGFLPESSPHPHFASSIKSAERRGMTPQSHAVIWGQKYGDKFRCELQKKHIPVARMEDGFIRSVGLGADFIPPLSLILDSRGIYFDPRTESDLEWLLNHRTLSLTENSRARKLQSLLIDGGVTKYNWGDSSAKPLFPHNKSKKILVPGQVEDDASIRLGTLDIHTNAQLLAAVRDANPEAFILYKPHPDVLSGNRKGSLSPHEETLADAIVSDTRMDHCLELCDEVHTMTSLAGFEALIRGKKVYTYGMPFYSGWGLTSDRHRVTRRTKHCSLEELIFCTLIEYPRYVDYDTGFFISPEDAIKKIEKNTSLEKAHKKTPKLTHWRLKIENLVSLLKDSIFYT, from the coding sequence ATGGTTCAGGCAATATCTCATGATACAGTGAACACTGCTATTGCTGGCTGGGGGATGAAGCAAAACACTCTTCGATCCCGCGAATACGCAAAAGTTCACCAGTTACCGTATTATACCCTTGAGGATGGTTTCATTCGATCTATAGGGCTTGGTGTCAACAACGCCGAGCCCTTTGGCTTTGTTCTTGATTCACAGGGCATTTTTTATGACTCTCATCACCCTTCTGACCTCGAAGACATCATCCGAAATGCTGAGTTATCTCAAACAGAGCGCTCACGGTCGTGTATAAAAAGAATCGTTTCAATTGGAGCCTGCAAATACAACAACACTTGGGCAAAGCCACAACTCCCCCCGCGGAGCGGTCCCCGGGTGCTCATCATAGATCAAACCGTTGGAGACCTTTCTGTCCAACTCGGCGGAGGATCTGAACAAACATTCAATGAAATGCTCCATGCCGCTCAAATGCAATTTCCAGAGGGAACTCTTATTATCAAGACACATCCTGATGTTATTGCAAAAAAAAGGAAAGGATACCTTACAGAAAAATTACCCTCAAATGCATTCCTCCTCAAAGAGGACTGCAACCCCATCGAGCTTCTCAAACAAGTTGACTCCGTTTTTACGGTCACATCACAAATGGGATTTGAAGCTCTCATGGTCGGCAAACCTGTTCATTGTTTTGGACTTCCCTTCTATGCAGGTTGGGGACTCACTCATGATCAGCAAACATGCTCTCGCAGAGGATGTCCAAGAACTCTTGAACAGGTTTTTGAGGCTGCGTACCTCCGTTATTCACAATATGCCGACCCCGTTCTTTGTGAAAAATGCTCTTTAGAAAAAATACTCCAACGAATCGAAATCCAAAAAAAAGCCACACTCCAAAGCCCTGCAAAAATATTCTGCTTCGGCTTCAGTCTATGGAAACACAAATTTGTCCAAGGATTCCTCCCGGAATCTTCTCCTCACCCCCATTTTGCTTCTTCTATAAAATCAGCAGAACGTCGCGGCATGACGCCTCAGTCCCATGCTGTCATTTGGGGACAAAAATATGGAGACAAGTTTCGGTGCGAACTCCAAAAAAAACACATTCCAGTGGCACGAATGGAAGATGGTTTTATCCGCTCTGTTGGACTTGGAGCTGATTTTATTCCTCCACTATCTCTCATACTTGATTCTCGAGGCATTTATTTTGATCCTCGAACGGAAAGCGACTTGGAGTGGCTCCTTAATCACCGAACGTTAAGTCTTACAGAAAACAGTCGAGCTCGAAAGCTCCAGTCTTTACTCATTGATGGGGGGGTCACGAAGTATAACTGGGGAGACAGCTCAGCAAAGCCTCTCTTCCCTCATAATAAGAGCAAAAAAATACTTGTTCCAGGTCAGGTGGAAGATGACGCATCAATACGCCTCGGAACCCTTGACATCCATACCAATGCTCAACTGCTAGCAGCTGTACGAGACGCCAACCCAGAAGCCTTTATTCTCTATAAACCCCATCCGGATGTTCTTTCTGGGAACAGAAAAGGATCCCTTTCTCCCCATGAAGAGACATTAGCAGATGCCATCGTCTCGGATACAAGGATGGATCATTGCCTTGAGCTTTGTGATGAAGTCCACACAATGACTTCACTCGCAGGTTTTGAAGCTCTCATTCGCGGGAAAAAGGTCTATACATATGGCATGCCTTTCTATTCAGGCTGGGGCCTCACATCTGATCGACATCGTGTCACTCGCAGGACAAAGCATTGCTCCCTCGAAGAACTCATTTTCTGCACTTTGATTGAGTACCCGCGATACGTTGACTATGACACTGGTTTTTTCATTTCTCCCGAAGATGCGATTAAAAAAATAGAAAAAAATACATCTCTCGAAAAAGCACATAAGAAGACGCCAAAGCTTACGCATTGGCGCCTCAAAATTGAAAATCTTGTATCCCTTCTCAAGGATTCCATTTTCTACACTTAG
- a CDS encoding CDP-glycerol glycerophosphotransferase family protein — protein sequence MNIKKYIKKAFKKKKVKSTAKKIIKPAPVANKKISIKNKLDEIISTLEFTQKKPNLTVIILAITGAEFSARTTGSISNNKNHDVEFLFITNKAKLDKKKLNTLQKKTPNSRIIDITSSTTVSEAINIGFASAKSDYVTFFCENDVFDKEFCKTVTNHISNDHFDILLTNQLKNSELNRFLNNEPSSKDFSDAFFYGSVIAKKAWADLATSTSQPKLDHWKFILGFNANSLKEKKIIKTNKELSYTTGNEPNPTLRCLAGYFSDIQKISSLIHQNKIDKDQTLASIYKFIRLILKSDPPMLNKRLLACMTAIFIADLHSCYGEYDFENLKEKTSDVLNFGQGLKSEEAYKIMTELLPHYTHFDSYDLGVIETRYLEDLREDFLPRLREKYKTVYLTKPQYYGYHWFNCLVMRAQIKDTKLILATNSIHKFISGGKPVFQLWHGLGLMKKVLDLKTKEFPQKYAVCSSKECQGEMSRIFQIPPTSVFPCGTAQTDKLFNTEKAKRVKADIRGKYNIPKNKKIVFFAPTFRAGTPHYYDIGFSVESLSQQLENSPYLIIAKKHHVFKHIMNKTGQDTCNFYTSNNKQFIVDDELSFFDLLMASDIFITDYSSSIFYAVLRNIPVVFYTPDLEKYLSGDNGLLIDFKKEVPGPVIEEKSESKLIEGITESYQYVDTDKYLNFKKKHVGSCDGNASSRIIEKVQEIIKTREHFDSIQN from the coding sequence ATGAACATTAAAAAATATATAAAAAAGGCCTTCAAAAAAAAGAAGGTTAAATCCACAGCAAAAAAAATAATCAAGCCAGCACCCGTCGCAAACAAAAAAATTAGCATCAAAAACAAGCTTGATGAAATCATATCTACTCTTGAGTTTACCCAAAAAAAACCCAACTTAACCGTAATTATTCTCGCTATTACAGGTGCAGAATTCTCTGCTAGGACTACTGGCTCAATTTCAAACAATAAAAATCACGATGTTGAATTTTTATTCATTACAAACAAAGCAAAACTAGACAAAAAAAAACTCAACACCCTTCAAAAAAAGACTCCCAATTCTAGAATCATTGACATCACAAGCTCAACCACAGTTTCAGAAGCAATCAACATTGGTTTTGCATCTGCTAAAAGTGACTACGTAACTTTTTTTTGTGAAAACGATGTGTTTGATAAGGAGTTCTGCAAAACTGTTACCAACCACATATCTAATGACCATTTTGATATCCTTCTAACTAACCAACTCAAGAATTCTGAATTAAATCGTTTTTTGAATAACGAGCCTTCCTCAAAAGATTTCTCAGATGCCTTTTTTTATGGATCAGTCATAGCCAAAAAGGCCTGGGCAGACCTGGCTACCAGTACGTCTCAACCAAAACTTGATCATTGGAAATTCATACTGGGTTTTAACGCTAACTCTTTAAAAGAAAAAAAAATTATAAAAACGAACAAAGAGCTGTCATACACAACAGGCAACGAGCCTAACCCTACGCTTCGGTGCTTAGCTGGTTATTTTTCAGATATACAAAAAATATCCTCACTGATTCATCAAAATAAAATAGATAAAGACCAGACACTAGCGAGTATATATAAATTCATTCGTCTCATATTAAAATCTGATCCCCCCATGCTTAACAAAAGACTTTTAGCTTGCATGACAGCGATCTTTATAGCTGATTTACATTCCTGTTACGGAGAATATGATTTTGAGAATTTAAAAGAAAAAACTTCAGATGTTCTTAACTTTGGACAAGGGCTCAAGTCGGAAGAAGCCTATAAGATAATGACAGAGCTTCTCCCACACTATACACATTTTGATTCTTATGATTTAGGGGTTATCGAGACAAGGTACCTCGAAGACTTGCGAGAGGATTTTCTTCCTCGCCTTCGTGAAAAATATAAAACAGTATACCTCACAAAACCACAATACTACGGGTATCACTGGTTTAACTGCTTAGTGATGCGGGCTCAAATCAAAGACACAAAACTTATTCTTGCAACAAACAGCATTCATAAATTCATTTCTGGCGGCAAACCTGTCTTCCAGCTTTGGCACGGGCTAGGCCTTATGAAAAAAGTTCTTGACTTAAAAACTAAAGAATTTCCACAAAAATACGCTGTTTGTTCCTCTAAAGAATGCCAAGGCGAAATGTCCCGAATTTTCCAAATCCCCCCAACCAGTGTATTTCCTTGCGGTACAGCTCAGACTGACAAACTTTTCAACACGGAGAAAGCAAAGCGAGTCAAAGCTGACATACGGGGAAAATACAATATACCTAAAAACAAAAAAATTGTGTTCTTTGCCCCAACCTTTCGAGCTGGAACTCCTCATTATTATGACATTGGATTCTCCGTGGAAAGCCTTTCACAGCAGCTCGAAAATTCTCCATACCTCATCATTGCAAAAAAGCACCATGTTTTTAAGCACATCATGAATAAAACAGGACAAGACACATGCAATTTTTATACATCAAACAACAAACAATTTATTGTCGATGATGAGCTTTCCTTTTTTGATCTACTAATGGCTTCAGACATTTTCATAACAGACTACTCTTCGAGTATTTTTTATGCAGTGTTGAGAAATATCCCTGTTGTTTTTTACACGCCAGACCTTGAAAAATACCTCTCAGGAGACAATGGACTCTTAATTGATTTCAAAAAAGAGGTTCCTGGGCCTGTTATCGAAGAAAAATCAGAGTCTAAATTAATTGAAGGAATAACTGAAAGTTATCAATACGTAGATACAGATAAATATTTAAATTTTAAAAAAAAGCATGTTGGATCCTGTGATGGAAACGCAAGCTCAAGAATCATTGAAAAAGTTCAAGAAATAATCAAGACAAGAGAACATTTTGACTCTATACAAAATTAA